One genomic window of Vibrio mangrovi includes the following:
- the miaB gene encoding tRNA (N6-isopentenyl adenosine(37)-C2)-methylthiotransferase MiaB, whose protein sequence is MSKKLLIKTWGCQMNEYDSSKMADLLNAASGYELTEEPEEADVLLLNTCSIREKAQEKVFHQLGRWKNLKDQKPDLVIGVGGCVATQEGDHIRERAPFVDVIFGPQTLHRLPEMIKQSQSAEAPVMDISFPEIEKFDRLPEPRADGATAYVSIMEGCSKYCTYCVVPYTRGEEVSRPMDDVLYEIAQLAEQGVREVNLLGQNVNAYRGLTHDGDICSFAELLRLVASIDGIDRIRFTTSHPLEFTDDIIAVYEDTPELVSFLHLPVQSGSDRILTMMKRPHTAIEYKSIIRKLRKARPDIQISSDFIVGFPGESDKDFQDTMKLIRDVDFDMSFSFIFSPRPGTPAADYPCDLSEEVKKERLYELQQTINSQAMRYSRQMLDSEQRILVEGPSKKNLMELRGRTENNRVVNFEGSAELIGQFVDVKIVDVFPNSLRGELIRTEQEMDLRVVTSPMEMIQKTRREDELGVATFTP, encoded by the coding sequence ATGAGTAAGAAACTGCTAATTAAAACCTGGGGCTGCCAAATGAATGAATATGATTCATCCAAAATGGCCGACCTACTCAATGCAGCAAGTGGCTATGAGTTAACAGAAGAGCCAGAGGAAGCAGATGTCCTACTACTGAATACCTGTTCGATCCGGGAAAAGGCTCAGGAAAAAGTGTTCCATCAATTGGGTCGCTGGAAAAACTTAAAAGATCAGAAACCGGACTTAGTCATTGGTGTCGGTGGATGTGTTGCTACTCAGGAAGGTGACCACATTCGGGAACGGGCACCATTTGTTGATGTTATTTTCGGTCCTCAGACACTTCATCGCCTGCCGGAAATGATTAAGCAGTCCCAGTCAGCCGAAGCGCCGGTCATGGATATTTCCTTCCCGGAGATCGAAAAATTTGATCGCCTTCCCGAGCCCCGGGCAGACGGAGCAACAGCCTATGTTTCGATTATGGAAGGCTGTTCAAAATACTGTACATACTGCGTCGTCCCTTATACTCGTGGTGAAGAAGTCAGCCGTCCAATGGATGATGTCCTCTATGAAATCGCCCAGCTTGCCGAACAGGGTGTTCGTGAAGTGAATCTGCTGGGACAAAACGTCAATGCCTATCGTGGACTGACTCATGATGGTGATATTTGCTCATTTGCTGAACTGTTACGTTTAGTTGCATCCATCGACGGGATTGACCGCATTCGTTTCACCACCAGCCATCCACTGGAATTTACTGATGATATTATCGCGGTTTATGAAGATACCCCGGAACTGGTTAGCTTTCTGCACCTTCCAGTCCAGAGTGGCTCGGATCGCATCTTAACGATGATGAAACGGCCTCATACAGCCATTGAATATAAATCGATCATCCGTAAGCTGCGTAAAGCCCGCCCGGATATCCAGATCAGCTCAGACTTTATCGTCGGCTTTCCCGGAGAGTCTGACAAAGACTTTCAGGATACAATGAAACTGATTCGGGATGTCGACTTCGATATGAGTTTTAGCTTTATCTTTTCTCCACGTCCGGGCACACCGGCGGCAGATTACCCTTGTGATCTGAGTGAAGAAGTTAAAAAAGAACGCTTATACGAATTACAACAAACCATTAATTCTCAGGCAATGCGTTACTCTCGTCAGATGTTGGACAGCGAGCAACGTATTCTGGTTGAAGGACCATCGAAGAAGAATCTGATGGAACTGAGAGGAAGGACAGAAAACAATCGGGTGGTGAACTTTGAAGGTTCAGCAGAACTCATCGGCCAGTTCGTCGATGTGAAGATTGTTGATGTTTTCCCGAACTCTCTGCGCGGTGAGCTGATTCGCACCGAGCAGGAAATGGATCTGCGTGTCGTAACTTCTCCAATGGAAATGATACAAAAGACACGCCGAGAAGATGAACTGGGAGTCGCTACTTTTACGCCCTAG
- a CDS encoding PhoH family protein, with amino-acid sequence MSNKIVTLEISLEPSDNRRLASLCGPFDDNIKQLERRLGVEINYRSQQFTVVGKPHTATAALDILKTLYVDTAPVRGQIPDIEPEQIHLAIKESGILEQNTESSLAHGKEVFVKTKKGVIKPRTPNQAQYLMNMVTHDITFGVGPAGTGKTYLAVAAAVDALERQEIRRILLTRPAVEAGEKLGFLPGDLSQKVDPYLRPLYDALFEMLGFERVEKLIERNVIEVAPLAYMRGRTLNDAFIILDESQNTTVEQMKMFLTRIGFNSRAVITGDVTQIDLPRGAKSGLRHAIEVLSEVDEISFNFFQSDDVVRHPVVARIINAYEKWEAQDQKERKEYERRRREVQQIRSGDDLQNTTPIVQEPDKS; translated from the coding sequence TTGAGTAATAAAATCGTAACGCTGGAAATCAGCCTGGAACCATCCGATAACCGTCGACTTGCAAGTCTGTGTGGACCGTTTGACGATAACATTAAGCAACTGGAACGTCGTTTAGGCGTCGAAATCAACTACCGCAGCCAGCAATTTACCGTTGTCGGCAAACCACATACTGCGACTGCTGCACTTGATATTCTAAAGACTCTTTATGTCGATACAGCCCCGGTCAGAGGGCAGATTCCAGACATTGAACCTGAGCAGATACATCTGGCTATCAAAGAATCCGGTATTCTGGAACAAAATACCGAGTCATCACTCGCTCATGGAAAAGAAGTCTTCGTTAAAACGAAAAAAGGCGTCATTAAACCTCGGACACCGAATCAGGCGCAGTACCTGATGAATATGGTCACCCATGATATCACCTTCGGTGTCGGTCCTGCCGGAACAGGGAAAACCTATCTGGCTGTCGCAGCAGCAGTTGATGCTCTGGAACGTCAGGAGATTCGCCGTATTCTGCTGACACGTCCTGCTGTTGAAGCCGGTGAAAAACTGGGGTTTCTTCCTGGTGATCTCAGCCAGAAAGTCGACCCATATCTTCGTCCGCTCTATGATGCTTTGTTTGAGATGCTTGGCTTTGAACGAGTGGAAAAGCTCATTGAAAGAAATGTTATTGAAGTTGCTCCACTGGCCTACATGCGTGGGCGGACACTTAATGATGCCTTTATCATCCTTGATGAAAGCCAAAACACAACCGTAGAACAGATGAAGATGTTTCTGACTCGGATTGGTTTTAATTCCAGAGCCGTGATCACCGGAGACGTCACTCAGATCGATCTGCCACGCGGAGCAAAATCAGGATTGCGTCATGCTATTGAAGTGCTCAGCGAAGTCGATGAAATCAGCTTTAATTTCTTTCAGTCCGACGATGTAGTCCGGCACCCGGTTGTTGCCCGGATTATTAATGCTTATGAGAAATGGGAAGCTCAGGATCAGAAAGAACGTAAAGAGTACGAAAGAAGACGCCGGGAAGTACAGCAAATTCGCTCAGGTGATGATCTGCAGAACACAACTCCGATAGTACAGGAGCCCGATAAGTCATGA
- the ybeY gene encoding rRNA maturation RNase YbeY has translation MSIELDLQIAVAQPEGLPSGDDFSRWLTAAISPFQEQAEVTIRIVDQEESNQLNYQYRGKDKPTNVLSFPFESPPGMTLDLLGDLVICRQIVEQESDEQHKPLFAHWAHMVVHGSLHLLGYDHIDDDEAVEMESLETEIMLKLGYEDPYLTEKQ, from the coding sequence ATGAGTATAGAACTCGACCTTCAAATTGCAGTTGCTCAGCCGGAGGGTTTACCCTCCGGTGATGATTTTTCCCGCTGGCTTACTGCTGCTATCTCACCTTTTCAGGAACAGGCTGAAGTCACAATCCGGATTGTTGACCAGGAAGAAAGTAACCAACTAAACTATCAATACCGGGGGAAAGACAAGCCAACGAATGTATTGTCATTTCCGTTTGAATCGCCACCGGGTATGACACTTGATCTCTTGGGAGATCTGGTGATTTGCCGTCAGATTGTCGAACAGGAATCGGATGAGCAGCACAAACCATTATTTGCCCATTGGGCGCATATGGTTGTACATGGCAGCCTTCATCTGTTAGGTTATGATCATATCGATGATGACGAAGCTGTAGAAATGGAGTCACTCGAAACAGAAATCATGTTGAAATTGGGTTATGAGGACCCATATTTAACTGAGAAACAGTAG
- the corC gene encoding CNNM family magnesium/cobalt transport protein CorC (CorC(YbeX) belongs to the Cyclin M Mg2+ Exporter (CNNM) family, and was characterized as belonging to a set of three proteins, at least one of which must be present for CorA to function.) — MNEDNSQNSEGPSRKSFFGRLGQLFQGDPKDRQELVEVIRDSEVNDLIDHDTKDMLEGVIQISEMRVRDIMIPRSQMVTIDRDADLDKLITLITDAQHSRYPIISEDKDHVEGILLAKDLLKYLGSTSTPFHIDEVIRPAVVVPESKRVDRLLKEFREERYHMAIVVDEFGGVSGLVTIEDILEEIVGDIEDETDDEDQQDIRKLSKHTFSINALTTIEDFNETFGTHFSDEEVDTVGGLVMTAFGHLPERGEVVQLADYQFKVTSADNRRVVQLQVTIPDTETVSEEFQE, encoded by the coding sequence ATGAACGAAGACAATTCGCAGAATTCTGAAGGTCCGAGTAGGAAATCCTTTTTCGGACGTTTAGGTCAGCTCTTTCAGGGCGACCCCAAAGATCGACAGGAACTTGTAGAAGTTATCCGTGATTCGGAAGTTAATGATCTGATCGATCACGATACCAAAGATATGTTGGAAGGGGTCATCCAAATCTCTGAAATGCGGGTTCGTGATATCATGATTCCCCGCTCCCAAATGGTCACTATTGACAGAGATGCAGATCTCGACAAATTAATTACCCTAATTACAGATGCTCAACACTCACGATATCCGATTATCAGTGAAGACAAAGACCATGTTGAAGGCATCTTGCTGGCTAAAGATCTGCTCAAATATCTGGGTTCCACCAGCACACCGTTCCATATTGATGAAGTTATCCGCCCGGCAGTTGTCGTCCCTGAGAGTAAGCGGGTTGACCGGTTACTGAAAGAATTCCGGGAAGAACGTTACCACATGGCGATCGTCGTGGATGAATTCGGCGGTGTATCAGGGCTCGTGACGATTGAAGATATTCTGGAAGAAATTGTTGGTGATATTGAAGATGAAACCGATGATGAAGATCAACAGGATATCCGCAAATTAAGCAAACATACGTTTTCAATCAATGCACTGACAACCATTGAAGATTTTAATGAAACATTCGGAACACACTTCAGTGATGAAGAAGTTGATACCGTCGGAGGGTTGGTGATGACTGCATTTGGCCACCTGCCTGAACGGGGGGAAGTTGTTCAGCTTGCCGATTATCAGTTTAAAGTGACTAGTGCAGACAACCGTCGTGTCGTCCAGTTACAAGTCACAATTCCTGACACTGAAACCGTTTCAGAAGAGTTTCAGGAATAG
- the lnt gene encoding apolipoprotein N-acyltransferase produces the protein MSNPAYSRFIRPLVAVFSGAAGSFAFAPYSLWPLAFLALYALLLLLHQRTAGQAFLLGLLWGMGFFGHGVYWIHVSIDTFGGVPKIVSLLLMLLLSAYLALYPALFSYVLNRYFPGKTALRYLLVAPALWLVSEWLRGWVFTGFPWLWLGYSQIDAPLANYAPLGGVELITLVIAVISASFAYLTLNRQWRLLLLPLCLYGIAASLNYVHWVSPQPERQTTIALVQGNIDQARKWQPSERWPTLVKYTDYTQANWDADIIIWPEAAIPAFEYELPEYLSSLDASARKNHSALITGILNRADSHTFYNSILALGQGTPAYSNSGRTKYEKHHLLPFGEFVPFEQWLRPLAPLFNLPMSSFSPGAYIQPNIQANGRFLVAALCYEIVFNEQIRENLTDQTDFLLTLSNDAWFGRSIGPLQHMEIARMRALELGIPLIRSTNNGVTAITDYRGKITHKLPQFEAGVLKTTLTPTRGKTPYRMFGSWPLYCWIAFSLLSGLLMTRLRR, from the coding sequence ATGTCTAATCCAGCCTATTCTCGTTTTATACGGCCATTAGTGGCCGTTTTTTCCGGTGCCGCCGGCTCATTTGCCTTTGCGCCCTATTCACTCTGGCCTCTGGCTTTCCTCGCGCTTTATGCTTTGCTCCTTCTTTTACACCAGCGCACAGCCGGGCAAGCTTTTCTTCTGGGACTATTATGGGGAATGGGATTCTTCGGCCACGGCGTATACTGGATTCATGTCAGTATTGACACCTTTGGCGGTGTACCTAAAATTGTCAGCCTCCTTTTGATGCTGCTGCTTTCTGCTTATCTGGCACTTTATCCGGCACTATTCAGTTATGTACTCAACCGATATTTTCCTGGGAAAACAGCGCTCCGGTATCTGTTAGTTGCACCTGCACTCTGGCTGGTAAGCGAATGGCTCCGGGGATGGGTTTTCACCGGATTTCCATGGTTATGGCTGGGATACAGCCAGATTGACGCGCCGCTGGCAAATTATGCTCCGCTCGGCGGCGTCGAGCTCATCACTCTGGTCATCGCTGTGATCTCTGCATCTTTCGCATACCTGACATTAAACCGGCAATGGCGACTTCTGTTACTCCCGCTATGTCTTTATGGTATTGCTGCAAGCCTGAACTATGTTCACTGGGTATCACCCCAGCCGGAACGCCAGACAACCATAGCTTTAGTTCAGGGGAATATCGATCAGGCCAGAAAGTGGCAACCCAGTGAAAGATGGCCGACACTGGTAAAATATACCGACTACACGCAGGCCAACTGGGATGCTGATATTATCATCTGGCCGGAAGCAGCAATTCCGGCATTTGAGTATGAACTGCCGGAATATCTGAGTTCACTGGATGCATCAGCCAGAAAAAATCACTCCGCTTTGATCACCGGAATACTGAATCGGGCCGATAGCCATACATTCTATAACAGCATTCTGGCTCTGGGGCAGGGAACTCCCGCCTACAGTAATTCAGGTCGGACAAAGTATGAAAAACATCATCTCCTTCCGTTTGGAGAGTTTGTTCCGTTTGAGCAATGGTTGCGTCCACTGGCCCCGCTGTTTAACCTGCCGATGTCTTCATTCTCTCCGGGAGCATATATTCAACCGAATATTCAGGCAAATGGCCGGTTTCTGGTTGCAGCACTCTGCTACGAAATTGTCTTCAATGAGCAAATCCGGGAGAACCTCACCGACCAGACTGACTTTCTTCTCACACTGTCAAATGATGCCTGGTTCGGACGCTCTATCGGCCCACTGCAACATATGGAAATTGCCAGAATGCGGGCTCTGGAACTGGGAATCCCACTCATCCGTTCAACCAATAACGGTGTGACTGCCATAACCGACTACCGAGGGAAAATCACCCACAAGCTACCGCAGTTCGAGGCTGGAGTGCTCAAAACGACACTCACACCGACTCGGGGAAAAACACCCTATCGCATGTTCGGCTCATGGCCGCTCTACTGCTGGATAGCATTCAGCCTATTATCCGGACTACTCATGACCCGGTTACGTCGCTGA